One stretch of Streptomyces agglomeratus DNA includes these proteins:
- a CDS encoding MBL fold metallo-hydrolase codes for MTYSGAVKVGGPANVHELADLMISKVAVGSMNNNAYLLRCRATGEQLLIDAAAEPRTLLRLIGDDGIASVVTTHRHGDHWQALAEVVEATGARTYAGRYDAEGIPVPTDVLLDDGDTVRVGRVELTARHLVGHTPGSIALVYDDPHGHPHVFTGDCLFPGGVGNTWEDPEAFASLIRDVEDKLFGQLPDETWVYPGHGNDTTLGNERPHLPEWRERGW; via the coding sequence ATGACGTACAGCGGAGCGGTCAAGGTCGGCGGTCCTGCGAACGTGCACGAGCTCGCGGACCTGATGATCTCCAAGGTCGCGGTCGGGTCCATGAACAACAACGCGTACCTGCTGCGCTGCCGGGCCACCGGAGAGCAGCTGCTGATCGACGCGGCCGCCGAGCCGCGGACCCTCCTGAGGCTGATCGGTGACGACGGCATCGCGTCCGTCGTCACCACCCACCGCCACGGCGACCACTGGCAGGCCCTCGCCGAGGTCGTCGAGGCGACCGGGGCCCGTACGTACGCGGGCCGGTACGACGCGGAGGGCATCCCGGTCCCGACCGACGTCCTGCTGGACGACGGCGACACGGTCCGCGTCGGGCGCGTCGAGCTCACCGCACGTCACCTGGTGGGTCACACCCCGGGCTCCATCGCCCTCGTCTACGACGACCCGCACGGGCACCCGCACGTCTTCACCGGGGACTGCCTCTTCCCGGGAGGGGTGGGCAACACGTGGGAGGACCCGGAGGCGTTCGCGAGCCTCATCCGTGACGTCGAGGACAAGCTCTTCGGACAACTCCCCGACGAGACCTGGGTCTACCCCGGGCACGGCAACGACACCACCCTGGGGAACGAGCGCCCGCACCTGCCGGAGTGGCGCGAGCGCGGCTGGTAG
- the uvrA gene encoding excinuclease ABC subunit UvrA, translating to MADRLIVRGAREHNLKNVSLDLPRDSLIVFTGLSGSGKSSLAFDTIFAEGQRRYVESLSSYARQFLGQMDKPDVDFIEGLSPAVSIDQKSTSRNPRSTVGTITEVYDYLRLLFARIGKPHCPECGRPIARQSPQAIVDKVLELPEGSRFQVLSPLVRERKGEFVDLFADLQTKGYSRARVDGETIQLSEPPKLKKQEKHTIEVVIDRLTVKDSAKRRLTDSVETALGLSGGMVILDFVDLPADDPDRERMYSEHLYCTYDDLSFEELEPRSFSFNSPFGACPDCTGIGTRMEVDPELIVPDEDKSLDEGAINPWSHGHTKDYFARLVGALSDALGFRTDIPWAGLPQRAKKALLHGHKTQIEVRYRNRYGRERAYTTSFEGAVPFVKRRHSEAESDSSRERFEGYMREVHCPTCEGTRLKPLVLAVTVMEKSIAEVAAMSISDCAEFLGRLTLNARDKKIAERVLKEVNERLRFLVDVGLDYLSLNRAAGTLSGGEAQRIRLATQIGSGLVGVLYVLDEPSIGLHQRDNHRLIETLVRLRDMGNTLIVVEHDEDTIKVADWIVDIGPGAGEHGGKVVHSGSLKELLDNKASVTGQYLAGKRSIAMPDIRRPAHPTRQLTVHGARENNLRDVDVSFPLGVLTAVTGVSGSGKSTLVNDILYTHLARELNGARTVPGRHTRVEGDDLVDKVVHVDQSPIGRTPRSNPATYTGVFDNVRKLFAETMEAKVRGYLPGRFSFNVKGGRCENCSGDGTIKIEMNFLPDVYVPCEVCHGARYNRETLEVHYKGKSIAEVLDMPIEEALDFFEAVPTIARHLRTLTEVGLGYVRLGQSAPTLSGGEAQRVKLASELQKRSTGRTVYVLDEPTTGLHFEDISKLIKVLSGLVDKGNSVIVIEHNMDVIKTADWVIDMGPEGGNGGGLVVAEGTPEQVAAVPASHTGKFLRDILGDRVSDATPVKKAAKKAPAKKAVAAAKSTPARKTATARATAAKKAPGSTAPAKAARSRKA from the coding sequence GTGGCCGACCGTCTCATCGTTCGTGGCGCTCGCGAGCACAACCTCAAGAACGTCTCGCTCGACCTCCCGCGTGACTCCCTCATCGTGTTCACCGGGCTGTCGGGGTCGGGCAAGTCCTCCCTCGCGTTCGACACGATCTTCGCCGAGGGGCAGCGCCGGTACGTCGAGTCGCTCTCCTCCTACGCCCGTCAGTTCCTGGGCCAGATGGACAAGCCCGATGTGGACTTCATCGAGGGCCTGTCGCCCGCGGTGTCCATCGACCAGAAGTCGACCTCGCGCAACCCGCGCTCGACGGTCGGCACGATCACCGAGGTCTACGACTACCTCCGCCTGCTGTTCGCCCGCATCGGCAAGCCGCACTGTCCCGAGTGCGGCCGGCCGATCGCGCGGCAGTCGCCGCAGGCCATCGTCGACAAGGTGCTGGAGCTGCCCGAGGGCAGCCGCTTCCAGGTCCTGTCCCCGCTCGTGCGCGAGCGCAAGGGCGAGTTCGTGGACCTCTTCGCCGACCTCCAGACCAAGGGCTACAGCCGTGCCCGGGTGGACGGCGAGACCATCCAGCTGAGCGAGCCGCCCAAGCTCAAGAAGCAGGAGAAGCACACCATCGAGGTGGTCATCGACCGCCTGACGGTGAAGGACAGCGCCAAGCGCCGGCTCACCGACTCGGTGGAGACCGCCCTCGGGCTGTCCGGCGGCATGGTCATCCTCGACTTCGTCGACCTGCCCGCGGACGACCCCGACCGTGAGCGGATGTACTCCGAGCACCTCTACTGCACGTACGACGACCTGTCGTTCGAGGAGCTGGAGCCCCGGTCCTTCTCCTTCAACTCGCCCTTCGGTGCCTGCCCGGACTGCACCGGCATCGGCACGCGCATGGAGGTCGACCCGGAGCTGATCGTCCCGGACGAGGACAAGTCCCTCGACGAGGGCGCGATCAACCCCTGGTCGCACGGCCACACCAAGGACTACTTCGCACGCCTGGTCGGCGCGCTCTCCGACGCCCTCGGCTTCCGTACGGACATCCCCTGGGCGGGGCTGCCGCAGCGCGCCAAGAAGGCGCTGCTGCACGGCCACAAGACGCAGATCGAGGTCCGCTACCGGAACAGGTACGGACGTGAGCGGGCTTACACCACCTCTTTCGAGGGCGCGGTGCCGTTCGTCAAGCGGCGGCACTCCGAGGCGGAGAGCGACTCCAGCCGCGAGCGCTTCGAGGGCTACATGCGCGAGGTGCACTGCCCGACCTGCGAGGGCACCCGCCTGAAGCCGCTGGTCCTCGCGGTCACGGTCATGGAGAAGTCCATCGCCGAGGTCGCCGCGATGTCCATCAGCGACTGCGCGGAGTTCCTGGGCCGGCTGACGCTGAACGCCCGTGACAAGAAGATCGCCGAACGGGTGCTCAAGGAGGTCAACGAGCGGCTGAGGTTCCTGGTCGACGTCGGTCTCGACTACCTGTCGCTCAACCGGGCGGCCGGCACGCTGTCCGGCGGTGAGGCGCAGCGCATTCGGCTCGCCACCCAGATCGGCTCCGGCCTCGTCGGGGTGCTGTATGTCCTGGACGAGCCGTCCATCGGCCTGCACCAGCGCGACAACCACCGCCTGATCGAGACCCTGGTCCGCCTGCGCGACATGGGCAACACCCTGATCGTCGTCGAGCACGACGAGGACACCATCAAGGTGGCCGACTGGATCGTCGACATCGGCCCGGGCGCCGGTGAGCACGGCGGCAAGGTCGTCCACAGCGGCTCGCTGAAGGAGCTGCTGGACAACAAGGCGTCCGTCACCGGCCAGTACCTGGCCGGCAAGCGGTCCATCGCGATGCCGGACATCCGCCGCCCCGCGCACCCGACGCGGCAGCTCACCGTCCACGGCGCCCGCGAGAACAACCTGCGCGACGTCGACGTGTCCTTCCCGCTCGGTGTGCTGACGGCCGTCACCGGCGTCTCCGGATCGGGCAAGTCGACGCTGGTCAACGACATCCTCTACACGCACCTGGCGCGCGAACTGAACGGCGCCCGTACGGTGCCGGGGCGCCACACGCGCGTGGAGGGCGACGACCTCGTCGACAAGGTGGTCCACGTCGACCAGTCGCCCATCGGCCGTACACCCCGGTCCAACCCGGCGACGTACACCGGTGTCTTCGACAACGTGCGCAAGCTGTTCGCGGAGACGATGGAGGCGAAGGTGCGCGGCTACCTGCCGGGCCGCTTCTCCTTCAACGTCAAGGGCGGCCGCTGCGAGAACTGCTCGGGCGACGGCACCATCAAGATCGAGATGAACTTCCTGCCGGACGTGTACGTCCCGTGCGAGGTCTGCCACGGCGCGCGCTACAACCGGGAGACCCTGGAGGTGCACTACAAGGGCAAGTCCATCGCCGAGGTGCTGGACATGCCCATCGAGGAGGCCCTCGACTTCTTCGAGGCCGTCCCGACGATCGCCCGTCACCTGCGGACGCTCACCGAGGTGGGCCTCGGGTACGTCAGGCTCGGTCAGTCCGCGCCGACGCTGTCGGGTGGTGAGGCGCAGCGCGTGAAGCTCGCCTCCGAGCTCCAGAAGCGGTCCACGGGGCGCACGGTGTACGTCCTGGACGAGCCGACCACGGGCCTGCACTTCGAGGACATCTCGAAGCTCATCAAGGTGCTGTCCGGACTGGTCGACAAGGGCAACTCGGTGATCGTCATCGAGCACAACATGGACGTCATCAAGACGGCCGACTGGGTCATCGACATGGGTCCCGAGGGCGGCAACGGCGGTGGCCTGGTCGTCGCCGAGGGCACGCCCGAGCAGGTGGCCGCCGTCCCGGCGAGCCACACGGGCAAGTTCCTCCGGGACATCCTGGGCGACCGGGTGAGCGACGCGACGCCGGTGAAGAAGGCCGCCAAGAAGGCGCCGGCCAAGAAGGCGGTGGCGGCGGCGAAGTCCACCCCGGCGCGGAAGACCGCGACCGCCAGGGCCACGGCGGCGAAGAAGGCTCCGGGCTCGACCGCTCCGGCGAAGGCGGCGCGCTCCCGCAAGGCCTGA
- a CDS encoding maleylpyruvate isomerase family mycothiol-dependent enzyme, whose product MNDHVRDLASVREATDRLLAATGKLDNADVTQPSRLPGWTRGHVLAHVARNADALVNVLAGRPMYASAEVRDADIERDAPRPLAVQLEDVRDSAARFDETAAAPADWSRTVALRNGVTDSASRIPFRRLVEVELHHVDLGIGYELEDLPEEFTGREIEFLADRFAGHPGVPAIALTATGGGQWRTGSAEGVPVNVTGTAPDLLGWLAGRRDGAALDTAGAPLPALPPL is encoded by the coding sequence ATGAACGATCACGTGCGCGACCTGGCCTCTGTACGCGAAGCGACCGACCGGCTCCTCGCCGCGACCGGCAAACTGGACAACGCCGACGTGACGCAACCGTCACGGCTGCCCGGCTGGACCCGGGGCCACGTACTGGCCCACGTGGCCCGTAACGCGGACGCTCTGGTGAACGTCCTGGCCGGCCGGCCCATGTACGCCAGTGCCGAGGTCCGGGACGCCGACATCGAGCGCGACGCCCCGCGCCCGCTCGCCGTACAGCTGGAGGACGTGCGCGACAGTGCGGCCCGCTTCGACGAAACGGCCGCCGCCCCCGCCGACTGGTCCCGTACGGTCGCCCTGCGCAACGGCGTCACGGACTCCGCGTCCCGCATCCCCTTCCGCCGCCTCGTCGAGGTCGAGCTGCACCACGTCGACCTGGGCATCGGCTACGAGCTGGAGGACCTGCCGGAGGAGTTCACCGGACGCGAGATCGAGTTCCTCGCGGACCGCTTCGCGGGGCACCCCGGCGTACCCGCGATCGCGCTGACGGCCACCGGCGGAGGCCAGTGGCGTACGGGAAGCGCCGAAGGCGTTCCCGTGAACGTCACCGGGACCGCTCCCGACCTTCTGGGGTGGCTCGCGGGGCGGCGTGACGGCGCCGCTCTCGACACCGCCGGCGCCCCGCTGCCCGCACTGCCGCCGCTATAG
- a CDS encoding TerC family protein, with protein sequence MDVSMTLWALTILGLIALIAVDFLIGRKPHDVSIKEAGIWTVVWIVLAVLFGLGLLTFGTAQASGEFFAGFITEKSLSVDNLFVFVLIMAKFSVPSHLQQRVLLVGVLIALVLRAIFIAAGAAVIANFSWVFYIFGAFLIYTAWKLIQEARADEEEEAFEENRLLKSIESRFGVADRYHGTKLFIRNNGKRVLTPLMVVMLAIGTTDVLFALDSIPAIFGLTQDPYIVFTANAFALMGLRQLYFLIGGLLKKLVHLSYGLSVILGFIGVKLVLHALHESGVHVPEISIPFSLTVICGVLIVTTITSLIANKKTEQRAAAEAADAARADDKESVES encoded by the coding sequence GTGGACGTATCAATGACCCTTTGGGCGCTGACCATTCTTGGTCTGATCGCCCTGATCGCAGTCGACTTCCTCATCGGCCGCAAGCCGCATGACGTGTCGATCAAGGAAGCCGGAATCTGGACGGTCGTCTGGATCGTCCTGGCCGTGCTGTTCGGCCTGGGACTGCTGACCTTCGGTACCGCACAGGCATCGGGCGAGTTCTTCGCCGGCTTCATCACCGAGAAATCGCTGAGCGTCGACAACCTCTTCGTCTTCGTCCTGATCATGGCGAAGTTCTCGGTACCGAGCCACCTCCAGCAGCGCGTGCTGCTCGTCGGGGTGCTCATAGCCCTGGTGCTGCGTGCGATCTTCATCGCGGCCGGTGCCGCGGTCATCGCCAACTTCTCCTGGGTCTTCTACATCTTCGGCGCGTTCCTGATCTACACCGCCTGGAAGCTCATCCAGGAGGCGCGGGCCGACGAGGAGGAAGAGGCGTTCGAGGAGAACCGTCTCCTCAAGTCGATCGAGAGCCGCTTCGGTGTCGCCGACAGGTACCACGGCACCAAGCTTTTCATCCGGAACAACGGCAAGCGCGTCCTGACGCCGCTCATGGTCGTCATGCTCGCCATCGGCACCACCGATGTGCTGTTCGCGCTCGACTCGATCCCGGCGATCTTCGGCCTCACCCAGGACCCGTACATCGTCTTCACCGCCAACGCCTTCGCCCTCATGGGTCTGCGGCAGCTGTACTTCCTCATCGGCGGACTGCTCAAGAAGCTGGTCCACCTGAGTTACGGCCTGTCGGTCATCCTGGGCTTCATCGGCGTCAAGCTGGTGCTGCACGCCCTGCACGAGTCCGGGGTGCACGTGCCCGAGATCTCCATCCCGTTCTCGCTGACCGTCATCTGCGGCGTGCTGATCGTCACCACGATCACCAGCCTCATCGCGAACAAGAAGACGGAACAGCGCGCGGCGGCCGAGGCGGCAGACGCTGCCCGGGCCGACGACAAGGAGAGCGTCGAGTCCTGA